A genome region from Streptomyces xanthophaeus includes the following:
- a CDS encoding AMP-dependent synthetase/ligase encodes MREFSLPALYEVPSDGNLTDLIRRNAAQHPDTAVMSRKVDGRWQDVTATEFLAEVRATAKGLIAAGIRPGDRVALISRTRYEWVLFDFAIWSAGGVTVPVYETSSPEQVQWILGDSGAVAVVAESPAHSAAVASLRDRLPELREVWEIEQGALETLKAAGAEISDAEVEERSSLANADDPATIVYTSGTTGRPKGCVLTHRNFFAECGNVVERLSPLFRTGDCSVLLFLPAAHVFGRLVEVAAVLAPIRLGCVPDIKNLTDELQSFRPTLILGVPRVFEKVYNSARAKAQADGKGKIFDAAADTAIAYSRALDLPGGPSFGLRLKHKLFSKLVYSKLHTVLGGRGEYAISGGAPLGERLGHFFRGIGFTVLEGYGLTESCAATAFNPWDKTKIGTVGQPLPGSVVRIADDGEVLLHGEHIFKEYWKNETATAEALTDGWFHTGDVGTLDEDGYLAITGRKKELIVTAGGKNVAPAVIEDRIRAHALVAECMVVGDARPFVAALVTIDEEFLGRWAAENGKPAGVTAAELREDAELIAAVQKAVDDGNAAVSKAESVRKFRILPSQFTEESGHITPSLKLKRNVVAKDFADEIEALYRS; translated from the coding sequence TTGCGCGAGTTCAGCCTTCCGGCCCTGTACGAGGTCCCGTCGGACGGGAACCTGACGGATCTCATCCGCCGCAACGCCGCTCAGCATCCAGACACCGCCGTCATGAGCCGCAAGGTCGACGGCCGGTGGCAGGACGTGACCGCGACCGAGTTCCTCGCCGAGGTCCGGGCCACGGCCAAGGGCCTCATCGCGGCCGGCATCCGGCCCGGCGACCGGGTCGCCCTCATCTCCCGCACCCGCTACGAGTGGGTGCTGTTCGACTTCGCGATCTGGAGCGCGGGCGGCGTCACCGTCCCCGTGTACGAGACCAGCTCCCCCGAGCAGGTCCAGTGGATCCTCGGTGACTCCGGAGCCGTCGCCGTCGTCGCGGAGAGCCCGGCGCACAGCGCGGCCGTGGCCTCGCTGCGCGACCGGCTGCCGGAACTGCGCGAGGTCTGGGAGATCGAGCAGGGCGCGCTGGAGACGCTGAAGGCCGCCGGCGCGGAGATCTCCGACGCCGAGGTCGAGGAGCGCAGCAGCCTCGCCAACGCCGACGACCCGGCGACCATCGTGTACACCTCGGGCACCACCGGCCGCCCCAAGGGCTGTGTGCTGACCCACCGCAACTTCTTCGCCGAGTGCGGCAACGTGGTGGAGCGCCTCAGCCCGCTCTTCCGCACCGGCGACTGCTCGGTCCTGCTCTTCCTGCCGGCCGCGCACGTCTTCGGGCGTCTGGTGGAGGTGGCGGCCGTGCTGGCGCCGATCCGCCTGGGCTGCGTACCGGACATCAAGAACCTGACGGACGAGCTCCAGTCCTTCCGGCCCACGCTGATCCTCGGCGTCCCGCGCGTCTTCGAGAAGGTCTACAACTCGGCCCGCGCCAAGGCCCAGGCCGACGGCAAGGGCAAGATCTTCGACGCCGCGGCGGACACGGCGATCGCCTACAGCCGCGCGCTGGACCTTCCGGGCGGCCCCTCCTTCGGGCTGCGCCTGAAGCACAAGCTGTTCTCCAAGCTGGTCTACAGCAAGCTGCACACGGTCCTCGGCGGGCGCGGCGAGTACGCGATCTCCGGCGGCGCCCCGCTGGGCGAGCGGCTCGGCCACTTCTTCCGCGGCATCGGCTTCACGGTGCTGGAGGGCTACGGCCTCACCGAGTCCTGTGCGGCCACGGCCTTCAACCCGTGGGACAAGACGAAGATCGGTACGGTCGGCCAGCCGCTGCCCGGCTCCGTGGTGCGCATCGCGGACGACGGCGAGGTGCTGCTGCACGGCGAGCACATCTTCAAGGAGTACTGGAAGAACGAGACGGCGACCGCCGAGGCGCTGACCGACGGCTGGTTCCACACCGGCGACGTCGGCACCCTCGACGAGGACGGCTACCTCGCGATCACCGGCCGCAAGAAGGAACTCATCGTCACGGCGGGCGGCAAGAACGTCGCCCCGGCCGTCATCGAGGACCGGATCCGTGCGCACGCGCTGGTCGCGGAGTGCATGGTGGTGGGCGACGCGCGGCCCTTCGTGGCGGCACTGGTCACCATCGACGAGGAGTTCCTCGGCCGGTGGGCCGCCGAGAACGGCAAGCCGGCCGGTGTGACGGCGGCGGAGCTGCGCGAGGACGCGGAGCTGATCGCCGCCGTCCAGAAGGCCGTGGATGACGGCAACGCGGCGGTTTCCAAGGCGGAATCGGTGCGGAAATTCCGCATTCTTCCCTCCCAGTTCACGGAGGAGTCGGGGCACATCACGCCGTCGCTGAAGCTGAAGCGCAACGTGGTGGCCAAGGACTTCGCGGACGAGATCGAGGCGCTGTACCGCAGCTAG